One segment of Candidatus Eisenbacteria bacterium DNA contains the following:
- a CDS encoding PaaI family thioesterase, translated as MRARKATRFSTTRATTAAKAGRVDGFSTVQLNVNFIRAIRPGEGTATIESRLVRQGRRIIVAEAEMRSADGRLCAIASATCMPGG; from the coding sequence GTGCGGGCGAGAAAGGCGACGCGTTTCTCGACGACGCGCGCCACCACCGCCGCGAAGGCGGGCCGCGTCGACGGGTTCTCGACCGTCCAGCTCAACGTCAACTTCATCCGCGCGATCCGGCCCGGCGAAGGCACGGCCACGATCGAGAGCCGCCTCGTCCGCCAGGGCCGCCGGATCATCGTCGCCGAGGCGGAGATGCGGTCGGCCGACGGCAGGCTCTGCGCGATCGCAAGCGCCACCTGCATGCCGGGCGGCTGA